The Pantoea cypripedii genomic interval TGCGCGAGACCTTCGGCGACCAGATCTCACTGGCGATCGACGTTAACGGCCAGTGGTCGCTGGCGCAGGCTCATCAGGCGCTGCCGCAGCTGCAAGCGCTTCAGTTGAGCTATATCGAGCAGCCGCTGGCAGTCGCTGATGATCAGCATCTGGCGGAGCTGTACCCGTATGCCATCCCAATCATGCTCGACGAAAGCCTTAACAGCAGCGCGTCCATCGATCGCCTGATCGCCGCCGAAGGGGCGCTGTGGGGCCATCTCAAGCTGGTCAAATTGGGTGGACTGGCACCGACGCTGGCGGCGGCGCGTCGCCTGCAAAATGCGGCGGTTCCTTTCATGATTGGTCAGATGAACGAAGGTCATGCGGCGACGGCAGCGGCACTTCAGCTGTGTCGCGTGCTGCAACCGGCGTTCGCCGAACTTTATGGCGCTGATGGTTTAACCGATGACCCGGTCAGCGGCCTCACTTATGCCCACGGCCAGGTCACCGTGAATGATTCTCCCGGCCTGGGTGTGCAATTTTCTGCCGCCCGCGCCACTTTCCTCCAGGAGTTTAGTGATGCAACAGCTTAATAATGTGGTTCAGGGCAGCGAATCTGCCTTCAGCGCGGATGAGTATGCACTGCGTATGCAGCGCACCCGTGAGCGTCTTAGCGCCGCCGGTGTCGATGTGATGATCGTCACCGGGCCGGAAAATATCTTCTGGCTTACCGGTCAGCAAACCCCCGGTTATTACACCTTCCAGGCGCTGCTGCTGCCGGTAGAAGGGGATCCGGTGTTTGTGATTCGCCAGCTGGAATACTTCAACTTTATCGCCAACACCTTTATTTCTGACGCCGCCATCTATCAGGACGGCGATAACCCGGTGGATTTCCTTGTCGGCATGCTGCAACAGCGTGGCTGGCTGAATAAACGTATCGGGCTGGATAAACGCGGCTGGTTTCTGCCGATTGCGGTTTATGAACTGCTGCAAAGCAAGCTTGGCACCATCGCCGATACCGCCGGGGTGATCGAACCGCTGCGTGCGGTGAAGTCTGCGGCAGAAGTGGAAAAAATCGCTACCGCAGCACGTTATGTCGATGCAGGTATGCGTGCCGGTATGGCGGCGATTCGCAGCGGCAGCGATGAGAACGCGCTGGTTTCCGCAATGATGGGGGCCGCCATTGCGGCCGGTTCTGAATATGTCGGGATGGAGCCGCTGGTGTCCACCGGACCGCGCAGTGGTGTGCCGCACGGTACCTGGCGTCGCCGCGTGATGCAGGATAATGAGCCGGTATTCCTCGAAATGGCCGCCTCTCATGATCGCTACCATGCCGCGCTGATGCGTTCGGCGTGGATTGGTCGCCCACCGGCGATTGCGCTGGAGATGGAAAAAGTGTGCCAGGAAGCGTTGCAGGCGGCACTGGATGCCATCCGTCCGGGTGCCACCTGTGCCGAGCCGCATATCGCCTGCCAGAAAGTGATCGATCGCGCCGGTTTCACCGAACATTTCAAAAAGCGCACCGGTTATTCCATCGGTGTCTCTTTCGCACCGGACTGGGGCGAAGGCGGCATTCTCAGCCTGTACAGCGGTGTCACCACCGAATTACAACCGGGCATGACTTTCCATATTCCACCGGCCCTGCGCATTTACGGCGAATTCACCGTTGGCGTCAGTGAAACCGTGGTGGTCACGGAAACCGGTTATCGCCAGCTTGGCAGTCTCTCTCGTCCATTAACTTTGCTGTAAGGAATTTCCATGAAAGATATCAACGAATGCCGTGAACGCCTGCGTGGCATTTTCAACATTACCGTCACGCCGTTTGATGCCGCCGGTGCTATCGACTTCGCTGCCCTGCGGGAAAACATTGAGCGCGTCATTGGTCTTGGTTATGACGGCATTCTGATTGGCGGGACGTATGGCGAGTTTCCGGTGATGTCACTGGCTGAGCGCCGTGAATTGTTCCATCAGGTTATGGACTGCGTGCAGGACCGTATCCCGGTAATGCTGTGCAGCGCCAGCTCAGACCCGCGTGATGCGCGTGAACTGACCATTCTGGCGGGCGATCTGGGTGGTTTACCGATGGTCACTGCGCCGTACGTTAGCGAAATCACCGACGCGCAAATCCTGGCTTATTTCAAAGAGATGGCCCCGTTGTCGAAAACCGGCATCCTGGTCTACAACGCACCGGGTATTGGGATCACGCTGTCACCGGCTTTGCTGGAGCAACTGGCGGATGTCGCCGGCGTGGTGGGGATCAAACAGGGGGATCTTAACCCGACCGCCATCGACCAGATCGCCAACCGTCTGCGTGGGCGTCTGCGTCTGTTCTGCGCTTCGGACCTCGCGTTTTTAGGTCCAATGATGGCCGGTTTTGATGGTATCAGCACCACCAACAGCGGCGCACTGCCGGAGCTGGTGTTGGCCACCTTCCGCGCGGTGGAAAAAGGCGATGCGGGTACGGCGCGCGATCTTCATCAGCTGTGGTACGACTACCGTGCCCTGGCGCGTCAGCATGGTCAGCCGCAGCTGGTAAAAGCGGCAATGGCGCTGCGTGGCTTTAACGGTGGTCGCGTACGTGCGCCGCTGCTGGATATTTCTGCCGAAGCCCAGACAGCGCTGACCAGCGTGATGCGCAAACTGGCCAGCGATGCGCGTACTGGCGTTACCCTCGCTGAGTAAGCGCCACCTGTAGAAACGCGGTGATCAGCGGGTGCGGGGCGTCCGGACGCGATGCCAGTTCGGGATGGCCCTGCACCCCCTGCCAGAACTGATGATCGGGCAGGGTTATCCCCTCAACGATATCGTCGGTCTGCGCGTTGACCTGCACGCCACTGGCGCTGAGTTGTGCCAACAGCTGCGGGTTGAAGCGATAACGATGGTTGTAGTGCATGACACCGTCATGAAATGGCAGCACCCCGCAACGGTGACGACCATCGGCAAAGGCGACAAAGCTGTGCAACGCGGCATCGGGGGCGACCTCCGCCAGAATCGCCTGTTCACAGGCTGGCTGCTGGCGCACGGCAGCCGTCGCCATACTCTGCATCCCGAGGCACAGCCCGAGGGTGGGGAGTGGGCGGGTCACCGTGGCTTGCGCGACGCGGATTTGTCCCT includes:
- a CDS encoding mandelate racemase/muconate lactonizing enzyme family protein — translated: MKAQLWRGDLHYAGVTLHTAASGAVHALDTLWLQLEDQGVQGIGEVRLNIAYLHGYSEQQVLNNLLATLAQWEWQADAHSMLAAVHAEDSPLLAPSRMVLDMALHDLLARQQGVSLAAWLGAPAAALGFATNQTLFWGSEAQLLDQAKGYVERGFTQLKLRTGVADFATDLARLQRLRETFGDQISLAIDVNGQWSLAQAHQALPQLQALQLSYIEQPLAVADDQHLAELYPYAIPIMLDESLNSSASIDRLIAAEGALWGHLKLVKLGGLAPTLAAARRLQNAAVPFMIGQMNEGHAATAAALQLCRVLQPAFAELYGADGLTDDPVSGLTYAHGQVTVNDSPGLGVQFSAARATFLQEFSDATA
- a CDS encoding M24 family metallopeptidase; translation: MQQLNNVVQGSESAFSADEYALRMQRTRERLSAAGVDVMIVTGPENIFWLTGQQTPGYYTFQALLLPVEGDPVFVIRQLEYFNFIANTFISDAAIYQDGDNPVDFLVGMLQQRGWLNKRIGLDKRGWFLPIAVYELLQSKLGTIADTAGVIEPLRAVKSAAEVEKIATAARYVDAGMRAGMAAIRSGSDENALVSAMMGAAIAAGSEYVGMEPLVSTGPRSGVPHGTWRRRVMQDNEPVFLEMAASHDRYHAALMRSAWIGRPPAIALEMEKVCQEALQAALDAIRPGATCAEPHIACQKVIDRAGFTEHFKKRTGYSIGVSFAPDWGEGGILSLYSGVTTELQPGMTFHIPPALRIYGEFTVGVSETVVVTETGYRQLGSLSRPLTLL
- a CDS encoding dihydrodipicolinate synthase family protein; translation: MKDINECRERLRGIFNITVTPFDAAGAIDFAALRENIERVIGLGYDGILIGGTYGEFPVMSLAERRELFHQVMDCVQDRIPVMLCSASSDPRDARELTILAGDLGGLPMVTAPYVSEITDAQILAYFKEMAPLSKTGILVYNAPGIGITLSPALLEQLADVAGVVGIKQGDLNPTAIDQIANRLRGRLRLFCASDLAFLGPMMAGFDGISTTNSGALPELVLATFRAVEKGDAGTARDLHQLWYDYRALARQHGQPQLVKAAMALRGFNGGRVRAPLLDISAEAQTALTSVMRKLASDARTGVTLAE